One window from the genome of Lynx canadensis isolate LIC74 chromosome E3, mLynCan4.pri.v2, whole genome shotgun sequence encodes:
- the LOC115503899 gene encoding LOW QUALITY PROTEIN: translationally-controlled tumor protein-like (The sequence of the model RefSeq protein was modified relative to this genomic sequence to represent the inferred CDS: inserted 1 base in 1 codon): MGIASNLEITLAADIIIYQDFISHDEIFSNNYKIQIMDRLCLEVEGXSRTEGNTDDWFIGGNASDEGPKGEGTKRTLTTGVDVVMNHHLQETRFTKEAYKKYIKDYMKSINGKLEEQRPERLTTFMRGTAKQIKHTLANFKNYQFFIGENMNLDGMVALLDYCENGVTSYLIFLNDGLEME; this comes from the exons ATGGGGATTGCATCAAATCTggagatcactttgg CTGCAGACATCATTATCTACCAGGACTTCATCAGCCACGATGAGATATTCTCCAACAACTACAAAATCCAGATCATGGACAGGCTATGCCTGGAAGTGGAGG TCAGTAGGACAGAGGGTAACACTGATGACTGGTTCATTGGTGGAAATGCCTCTGATGAAGGCCCCAAAGGTGAAGGTACCAAAAGGACATTAACCACTGGTGTTGATGTTGTCATGAACCATCACTTGCAGGAAACCAGATTCACGAAAGAAGCAtataaaaagtacataaaagatTACATGAAGTCAATCAATGGCAAACTTGAAGAACAGAGGCCAGAAAGACTAACAACTTTTATGAGAGGGACTGCAAAACAAATCAAGCACACCCTTGCTAATTTCAAAAACTACCAGTTCTTTATTGGTGAAAACATGAATCTAGATGGCATGGTTGCTCTGTTGGACTATTGTGAGAATGGTGTGACCTCatacctgatttttttaaatgatggtttagaaatggaa